The nucleotide window GATCTCCGTGTCATCAATCCCAAACATCCGGCAGCCGGTCCGGACTGCGCCTTTCAGCAGAAGGTACGCGGGCCGGAGAAGCCAGGGACAGTACAGATGTTTCTTTCGGACCGACACCACAAACAGGGCAACGGTGATTATCACGAGAATCAGCCAGAGGGAAAAGATCACCAGTGCCAGATGTCCGAGCATCAGGGCGATCGAGTCCCAGAACGGGCTGTTGAAGAGAGAGACAGGCAGTGTTACCGGCATGGGTTACATCTGCCTAAGGAAGAGAAGTCATACGGCGGATAGAACACACCCTTCTCGGTGATGATGGCGGTGACGAGATCGAGCGGTGTTGCGTCAAATGCATAGTTAATGACCGGTACGCCTTCCGGCAGGTTTGGTTTACCCCAGAAAGCCGCGACTTCGTCGCGGCTGCGCTGTTCGACCACGATGTCGGTCTCGACCGCGTCGAGATCGAATGTCGATGCGGGTGCTGCCACGTAGAAGGGAATGTTGTGATGTTTTGCACAGACTGCATGCATGTAGGTGCCGATCTTGTTGAAGACCGCGTCGCGGGTTATGCGGTCAGCCCCGACCACAACGCAGTCGATCTTTCCCTGACGCATCAGATACGCGGCTTCGGAGTCGATGATGGATGTTACCGGGATGTTATCGTGCGCAAGCTCCCAAGCGGTCAGCCGTGCTCCCTGCAGCAGGGGACGGGTTTCGCAGGAGATGACCGAGATCTTTTTTCCCATTTTGTGGGCGGACCGGATCACGCCGAGTGCTGTTCCCCACGTGGAACAGGCGAGTGCTCCGGCATTGCAGTGCGTGAGGACGGTGCCGATCTGCGGGAGAAGCGATGCGCCGTTATGGCCGAGAAGCATGCAGCATTTTTCGTCGTCGGCGGCGATCGTTTTTGCTGCCGTGAGGGCAAGAAACTTTGCCATCTCCGGCGGCAGGTTTTCCATTGCCCGGAGGACTTTGTCGATGCCCCAGGCAAGGTTGACCGCGGTCGGGCGGGTGCTTTTGAGCAGCTGAGCATCCGCGGCAACGGTTTCGGCGAACTCCGCATCCGAGGTGCAGGACACCGCAGACAGCGCCACGCCGAACGCTCCGGCAACGCCGAGAGCGGGTGCTCCGCGAACTTCCAGACGGCGGATGGCTTCGGCCAGCCGTTCGACGGTTTTCACTTCAATCACAGACAGTTCGACCGGGAGTTTCGTCTGGTCGATGAGCATGATCGAGTTGGTGTCGTCGTTCCACCAGAGGGTTTTTGTTTCGTCCGTCACTGTTGGGCCTCGGATGCGTAGGAGTCAATGGTTGCTTTCATGGCCGCCGCTCCTCCGGAGATGACGGAGTCGGGGATGTCTTTGGGTGCCACGGCGGCGCCTGCGATGTAGATGCCGGGCTGGATGGTTCCGGCGGGGTCAAGTTTCATGTCGGCGGAGGAGAGGAAGTTGTTTGCGTCCAGCGGCAGGCCGAGGGATTTGGCGAGCCGGATGGTGTCCGGTTCGGGTTCCATGCCGACCGAGAGTACGACGAGGTCGGCTTCGAGGTTTTTGAACTCGCCGGTCTCGGTGTCTTCGAGGGGGAGTACAAGGTTGTTTTTTGCCTGCTGTACTTCGCCGGGGAATGCCCGGATGATTGCAACGCCCATCTGTTTTGCCCGTTCTGCATACTCTTCGTAGCCTTTGCCGTACGCACGGAGATCGTTGTATAATATAGTGACCTCGGTGTCCGGATAGTGTTCTTTGATGAGCATGGAGTTTTTGAGGGCGTACATGCAGCAGACGCAGGAGCAGAGGTTTCTTCCGGCGGAGACGTCGCGGCTGCCGACGCACTGTATGAATACGACGGATTTCGGGGTTTTGCCGTTTGAGAGCCGCCGCACTTCGCCAAAGGTGGGACCTCCGGCGTTGATCATGCGTTCAAATTCGATGCTGGTGATGACGTCCGGGTAGCGCAGGTAGCCGAACTGGCTTTTTTTCTGTGCGTCAAAGAGGGTGTATCCTGTGGCAATTACGACTGCGGCGGCAGGTACGGTCAGGGTCTGTACGCGGTCTTCGTCAAGGTGCAGGACTGCGTTTTTGCCGCAGACGTCGTAGCAGAGTCCGCATTCGATGCAGTGCAGGTTGTCTTTGACGACGAGGTTCGGGACTACCTGGGCATGCGGTTTGTAGATGGCTTTTCGCACACCGATGCCTGCGTCGAATTTGTTGTAGACTTCGACGGGGCAGATATTTACACAGTCGCCGCATCCGGTGCAGTCAGCTTCGCGGATGTAGCGGGGATATTTGGTGATGGTGACGGTGAAGTTTCCGGCGGTGCCTTCGATTTTTTCCACTTCGGCGAGGGTGAGAAGGGTGATGTTTGGGTGTCTGCCGACCTCGGCCATTTTGGGGGAGAGGATGCACATCGAGCAGTCGTTGGTGGGGAAGGTTTTGTCGAGCATTCCCATGTGGCCGCCGATTGTTGGTTCGCGTTCGATGAGCCAGACGTGGATGTTGTGGTTTGCAAGGTCCATTGCGGCCTGGATTCCGGCGACTCCGGCGCCGATTACGACGACGTCAGATCCATTCATTCTGGTATCTCCTGCCGACGTTTACGTAGGTGTCGGCGTTTTTCCGGTTTCCGGCGGCTTCTTCGGGGGTGAGTTCACGGATTACTTTTCCGGGAACTCCCATGACGAGGGAGTTTGCCGGGATGATTTTGCGTTCGGAGACCAGGGCGCCGGCGGCGATGAGGGAGCCGCGACCGATGACGGCGCCGTTCAGGATGATTGCGCCCATGCCGATCAGGCAGTCATCTTCGATGGTGCAGCCGTGGATGATGGCGCCGTGACCGATGGAGACGTTTTCGCCGATGGTGACCGGATGGCCGATGCTTTCGTGAATGACTGCGTTGTCCTGGATGTTGGATCGGTTGCCGATCGTGATCGGCGCCATATCTGCCCGGAGGACGGCACCGAATAGTACGGTGACGTCATTCCCGAGTGTGACGTCCCCTGCAATCGTCGCGTGCGGGGCGACGAAGGTCCGCTCTCCCTTTTTTCCGCCGCGGGTGCGCGGCGGGAGACCTTCGCTGATATCCATAATGGTACTATAGTTCACTGCGGGGGGTTATGAGGATTTCGGATGGGGTGGGGCTGAGGGTGAGGTCGGAACCGGTTCTGTAATCTTCCGCACACCGTTTTGGTTGGAGGAATCATGCAATACACGAAAATTCCTCCCAAAAGGTGAGGGGATAAACCGAGTTCATTGCAGTGTAGGGGAACAACGGGGGACGGTGTGCGAACTGTTCGGGATACCTTCTGATGTACCAATATCCTTTTCTTTGTACAGCCCATACCAAAACCTCAGATGAAAGTCATGGTCGGCGGGACGTTTGATCCCCTCCACATTGGACACCAGCTGCTGCTGCGGCGTGCCTTCATGACCGCAGGAGACGGCGGTCATGTGGTGATCGGTCTCTCCGCCGATCCGTTTGCCGCCCGTAAACAGCATCGGGTCCGCAAGTATGCGGTGCGGTTTGCGGAGCTTACGGACTGGATCGACAGCCAGAACTTTGCGGCAACGTATGAGATTGAGCCGCTCTACGATCAGTACGGCAGCGCATTGACCCAGGACTTTGATGCGCTGGTGGTCAGCTACGAAACATTCCCGGTAGGCAACGAGATCAACCGCAAGCGAAAGGAGCGGGGAAAAGCGATGGTGGATCTTTATCAGATTCAGTGTGTGCTTGCTGAGGATGGGAAGGCGGTTTCCTCGACGCGGATTTACCGCGGGGAGATCAACCGCTACGGCGAGCCGGTTGCCGAAGAAGAGTTTCTGACAACCGAGTAATCCTGTTGCTGTTTACCCGACGTATCCCTTTCCAGGGACGGGAGTTAATTTTCAGATGAAACCTGAGTGGATTATCTGTTTGCGATCTCCTTATCCCATGTTCGAAGTTTTTCCATCGCAGCATTTTGGGAAAGAGATCTCAGCTGGCGGATCGCAATTTCATTTAGTCGGCAAAGTCGTTCCTGTTGGGAAATATTTTCCGTCATGAACTCCGCATTGAGATTTTCAAGATTAGAAAGAACAACAAGCTGGGATATTGTGGCATGATCGCGTATATTTCCTGATACATCGGGATTTGCCGCCCGCCATTCTTTTGCAGTACTGCCAAACAGGGCAACATTGAGAACATCTGCTTCTGATGCATATGTCATTGCCTGATGCTTTTTGGATACATTTTCCGGAATCTGTGTTTCCCGAACTGCATCGGTATGGATTTTATAGTTAATTTTTGCGAGAGTCCGGGTGAGATTCCAATCCAGAGATAAACGGCTGTTTTCATCAGATTTTAACCGCTGGTAATCCTTGATAATGTAAAGTTTAAACTCGGCAGATATCCATGAAGCAAATTCAAAGGCAATGTCTTTGTGGGCAAATGTACCTCCGCCTATCCCTGCTTTGGAGAGAATGCCTATGGCATTCGTCTTTTCGATCCATTTTTTTGGAGATAAAACGAAAGCGTTTCTTCCGGATTCAAGTCTCAGGGCATTAAATTCATCGACAATAAAATCCGGATTGTTCAGTGTTTCCCATAAGCCGAGAAATTCAATGGTGTCGCGGTTTCTCATCCAGTTTTTTATGACATCAGCAGGTTCATCAGTTCGGTATTTTGCAATGTCAGTGAGAGAGATATAGTCGTCAACAGTACCGCGGGAGAGAACGGTTATATTTACTCCATTGGCATGTATGATATCTTTGAATATTCTGGATGTCATGAGATATTCCCGATAGGGAAATATATCAGGTTAAAAAATATAAGTATGTCGGATACCCGGAACAGGGTCTGGTTAATTGGTTGTATTAAACCCGTCGAATTCGACGGGTTTTATGGTTATGATTAACCGGTATATCGTATGAGTTAAACCCGTCGAATTCGACGGGTTTTCTTTCTTCACAACCGGGTGCAGAAGAGGTCTCAGCGGCGTGAAAGAAAACTTCCGGCATCTGGAAACACAGATCGCCGCAACCCTCGACCAGATCCAAAAGGAACGCGAACTCCTCCTCAGGATCATCGAAAGCAACGAACACACCATCAAACTCCTGATCAAAAACTCCCTCGACGACCGATCAGAATAACCCGGCCGGGCCCCCTCATCATCATTTTTCTTCCGGATCACCCTCCCGCAAAAAAATTTCGCGGCACTTTTTTTCAGATCAGAAAAACACATTAACGTATCCTCATAGGAGTATGACGAAACGGATTGACCACAAAACCATCCGGGAAGAACCGCCGCACACCGCCGGGATACATTTCTCCCCCAACACTTAATCAATCAGAAGGAGAGCCATAGGTTCCGGATGTTCCACACAGGGAAACGTGATCGGCATTCCGGCAAGCTCTGCGGTTTTTTTCATATTGATACCCACAGCATGCTCGGGAATTCTTGCAATCTGCGGATGAAGACAGATTCCCTCTTTCGTATTGCATCTCTCACAGAGTCGGCACGAACCGTTCGACAGGGCAAGAGCAAACGTATATCCTGCATTAAACGCGGTTTTCTCCAGTTCCAGCATGATCGGATGAATCATTTTACTGCCCTGGAAATACTCATCCCAGAATGTCTGTGCCATCTGTTTCTTCTCGGCAGGAGCATTTGGGTCAAGCCAGTATTTGTAAATTGACCGGATAACATCCGGATCAACGTTGGCATCCGAACCGAACTTTACCAGAAGCGCAGACCGGTACTCGCGTACAATTTCCCGGAACTGATCAGGGGTTGGAACATAGGGAGGACAGGTAAGTTTTTTCCCGTACGTAACACAGCCGGAACGGCATTTCAGCGTCACGCGGTTCTCAATAATAATCTGTGACGCAGGAATTATTCTTACTTCCTTTGCCCCGAGCTGTACTGCCTTCTCCGCTAAAAATTGAAATTCCGGGGAAGCAGCACTCTCCCCTTCCTGCGTATCCATACAGTATATTTTCCCGCTTTTACGATATAAGACTACTGTGGAACAAAGCTTCCCCGGACATCCGCATTGAACTCCGCAGGAACCCCTTCCAAAAAAATAAACCGGAACGATCCGGAAACTCCCTCACGCCCTCGTCATCGTATAGGACACCACCGTCTTTGACAAAAGCTCCCCGTCGGGCGACCCCTTCCGCACCTCGCCCTCCGCAAACACAATCCTCCTGCCTTTCCGGGTGATGGCTGCAACACCATAGATCTCACCTTCGCTAACCCCGCGAAGAAAACTCGTCGTCTCCGAGATCGTTGCCGTACCCTCATCCTCTCCCGCAGTCGCAAGAATCGCAAGAGCAATTGCCTCATCAGCCAGAATCACATAAAATCCCCCCTGCAAAAACCCGGACCCGTTGTGCAGATGCGGCGTTACCGTCATCCTCAGCACAGCCTTTCCGTCTCCCCAGGACACAGGTTCAATACCGAGCGTCTGAAACGTCGGGTTTGCCTTTGCACCAATCGAAGCAATCTTTTCCACGTAAGGATGCATACAATCGTATTTGCAGGATAGGAAAAAGGATTTCTGGTTTTTTTCGGAACAACCCCGCGGGGAAAAGAAACGGCGTTTCACCTTCATTCCTGAATATCCCCGAATCGTGGACTGAAATTCGATCGACGACGATCATTCGGAGTCAATAAATGAATTTAGGTGCAAAGCCGAAAGAAACATTTTATTCCTATAGAGGAATATAGTTATCCTAACCAAGCAGCCGGTATCTGGTTGTGGAGGTCAATTCTATGAAAAAAATTACGATTCTTCTTATTGCCGTAGTTACTCTGGCACTCTTTGCCAGCGCTGCCGCGGCAGATAACTCAGTCGGAGGTGACCGCGGCGTAATTCAGCTGAAATGCAACGTTGACGGCGCAACCGCAGTATTAGTATCAATCAACGGCGACGAAAGCGAACCGCAGACCGTAACCAACGGTCAGGCAGAGTTCTCCGTGTACACCACCGGAACCCCGTACAAAGAAGTAAAAGTATCCGCAGACGGCTACGAAACCGCAACCGCCGCAGTCACCATGCCCGCAAAAGGCGAGACCAGCACGGTTACCGTTGACCTCACTGAAATCAAACCGATCGGCGGCGACCGCGGTGTCATTCAGGTCAGATCTACGATTGAAGGAGCAACCGTCGAACTTATCTCTGTCTCCGGCACCGTTGCCTATACCGGCACCATCAAAGACGGTCAGGCAGAGTTCTCCGTATACACCACCGGAACCCCGATCACCCAGGTCAGAGTCTCCGCAACCGGCTACGAAACCGCAACCGAACCGATCATGATGCCCGCAAAAGGCGAGACCGCAACCGTTGACGTCACCCTGACGCCGGTCCCGGCCCCGACCAAATCCCCGATGGGACTCGCAGTTCTGGGTCTGATTGGCGCAGTCGGTGCTGTTGTCCTGCTCCGCAGAGACTAAACAGACTCATTTTTTCTTTTTTACCGGAGGAGTACCCGGCAGAAACTTCCCGGACGTGATGCCGCGAAAAAAAACAGAACAGATATTTTTCCGGGAACCGGAGTACTGCCCCGTACCAAAAAACCAAAAAAAAACGAAAATCAGTTCCCCGCAACCATCGCCAAAAAGAACTCATGAATCCGCGTATCCGCATCAAGCTCCGGATGGAACGCAAGGGCCAGCTGATTTTTCTCCCGCACCGCAACAACACGTCCGTCCACCTGTGCCAGAACCTCCACCCCCTCTCCCGGATCGCGGACACAGGGTGCCCGGATAAACGTCATCGGCACCTCCCCCACACCCGCAAACGGCGCAACCGTCTCAAAACTCCCCAACTGCCTCCCGTAAGCATTCCGCACCGCCGTAATATTCATCGTCGCAAGACAGGGAACTCCACCCTCAACGCGTCTTGCAAGCACAATCAGACCCGCACACGTACCCATCACCGGAAGACCGCCCGCAATACTCTCCCGCAGCCGCTCAAACAACCCGAGATCATGCAGAAGCTTCGTCATCGTCGTACTCTCGCCTCCCGGAATCACCAGCCCGTCAAACTGCCCGTCAAGATCCGCAGCCTTCCGAATCTCAAACGTCTCCGCACCAAGGGACGACAGCCGCGCCGCATGCTCCGCAAACGCCCCCTGCAGGGCAAGAACGCCAATCCGCATAGAACCTTACTGGCCCCGTTCCGCCATCAGAACCGCAATCTCTTCCGCATTAATCCCTACCATCGCCTCACCCAGATCCTCGGACAGCTCAGCCAGCATCTTCGGATTATTATAATTCGTCACCGCCTTCACAATCGCCGCAGCACGCTTGGCAGGATTTCCCGACTTAAAGATACCCGAACCCACAAACACACCCTCAGCGCCCAGCTGCATCATCAGCGCCGCATCCGCAGGGGTCGCAACACCGCCCGCCGCAAAATTCACCACCGGCAGTTTCCCGTTCTCATGCACAAACCGAATCAGATCATACGGAACCTGGAACTGCTTTGCCGCCTCATACAGCTCATCCCCACGCATCCCCACAACCGCACGAATCTCACTCTGCATCGTACGCATATGACGAACAGCCTGCACCACATCGCCGGTTCCCGCCTCGCCCTTCGTCCGGATCATCGTCGCACCCTCAGCAACGCGGCGGAGCGCCTCACCGAGATTCCGTGCACCGCACACAAACGGCACCTGAAACTGCGTCTTATCGATATGATACACATCATCCGCAGGCGACAACACCTCACTCTCATCAATATAATCGATCTCAATTGCCTCAAGAATCTGTGCCTCCACAAAATGGCCTATCCTGACCTTTGCCATCACCGGAATCGACACAGCAGCCTGAATACCCTTGATCATCTTCGGATCGCTCATCCGGGACACGCCGCCTGCCGCACGGATATCCGCAGGAATACGCTCCAGCGCCATAACCGCACATGCTCCGGCATCCTCTGCAATCTTTGCCTGCTCCGGAGTCGTCACATCCATAATAACTCCGCCTTTCAGCATTTGTGCGAGTTCCCTGTTCAGTTTCGGACGGTTTTCTGTCATAACTATCACATCAACTATTGTGTTCAGACGGCTGAACGTATTCCGCCGCAGAATGTTTTACATTTATTTTGCTGAGATAATATGAGACTTCCGGAAGTGCCAGATATTTTCTGAAAATCCGGATGCATTCCCGCCGAAAACAAGCCCCGCATTTATCATTTTTCACAACCAATCTATTTCAGATGCAGTTTGCCAGATTCCGGTTTGCCACGCTTCACAAACAGTACCTCCTCTTCGACGGTCCCGTCCCGGGGCAGGGCAAACCTCCCGCCTCCGCCAACAGTTTTCTCGCCTACTGTTACCACGATCAGACCCGGGGCCTGACCTGTCT belongs to Methanocorpusculum vombati and includes:
- a CDS encoding DUF2284 domain-containing protein, which translates into the protein MDTQEGESAASPEFQFLAEKAVQLGAKEVRIIPASQIIIENRVTLKCRSGCVTYGKKLTCPPYVPTPDQFREIVREYRSALLVKFGSDANVDPDVIRSIYKYWLDPNAPAEKKQMAQTFWDEYFQGSKMIHPIMLELEKTAFNAGYTFALALSNGSCRLCERCNTKEGICLHPQIARIPEHAVGINMKKTAELAGMPITFPCVEHPEPMALLLID
- a CDS encoding gamma carbonic anhydrase family protein, which codes for MDISEGLPPRTRGGKKGERTFVAPHATIAGDVTLGNDVTVLFGAVLRADMAPITIGNRSNIQDNAVIHESIGHPVTIGENVSIGHGAIIHGCTIEDDCLIGMGAIILNGAVIGRGSLIAAGALVSERKIIPANSLVMGVPGKVIRELTPEEAAGNRKNADTYVNVGRRYQNEWI
- a CDS encoding CoB--CoM heterodisulfide reductase iron-sulfur subunit A family protein, which gives rise to MNGSDVVVIGAGVAGIQAAMDLANHNIHVWLIEREPTIGGHMGMLDKTFPTNDCSMCILSPKMAEVGRHPNITLLTLAEVEKIEGTAGNFTVTITKYPRYIREADCTGCGDCVNICPVEVYNKFDAGIGVRKAIYKPHAQVVPNLVVKDNLHCIECGLCYDVCGKNAVLHLDEDRVQTLTVPAAAVVIATGYTLFDAQKKSQFGYLRYPDVITSIEFERMINAGGPTFGEVRRLSNGKTPKSVVFIQCVGSRDVSAGRNLCSCVCCMYALKNSMLIKEHYPDTEVTILYNDLRAYGKGYEEYAERAKQMGVAIIRAFPGEVQQAKNNLVLPLEDTETGEFKNLEADLVVLSVGMEPEPDTIRLAKSLGLPLDANNFLSSADMKLDPAGTIQPGIYIAGAAVAPKDIPDSVISGGAAAMKATIDSYASEAQQ
- the mtnA gene encoding S-methyl-5-thioribose-1-phosphate isomerase — its product is MTDETKTLWWNDDTNSIMLIDQTKLPVELSVIEVKTVERLAEAIRRLEVRGAPALGVAGAFGVALSAVSCTSDAEFAETVAADAQLLKSTRPTAVNLAWGIDKVLRAMENLPPEMAKFLALTAAKTIAADDEKCCMLLGHNGASLLPQIGTVLTHCNAGALACSTWGTALGVIRSAHKMGKKISVISCETRPLLQGARLTAWELAHDNIPVTSIIDSEAAYLMRQGKIDCVVVGADRITRDAVFNKIGTYMHAVCAKHHNIPFYVAAPASTFDLDAVETDIVVEQRSRDEVAAFWGKPNLPEGVPVINYAFDATPLDLVTAIITEKGVFYPPYDFSSLGRCNPCR
- the pdxT gene encoding pyridoxal 5'-phosphate synthase glutaminase subunit PdxT, with the protein product MRIGVLALQGAFAEHAARLSSLGAETFEIRKAADLDGQFDGLVIPGGESTTMTKLLHDLGLFERLRESIAGGLPVMGTCAGLIVLARRVEGGVPCLATMNITAVRNAYGRQLGSFETVAPFAGVGEVPMTFIRAPCVRDPGEGVEVLAQVDGRVVAVREKNQLALAFHPELDADTRIHEFFLAMVAGN
- a CDS encoding phosphopantetheine adenylyltransferase; translated protein: MKVMVGGTFDPLHIGHQLLLRRAFMTAGDGGHVVIGLSADPFAARKQHRVRKYAVRFAELTDWIDSQNFAATYEIEPLYDQYGSALTQDFDALVVSYETFPVGNEINRKRKERGKAMVDLYQIQCVLAEDGKAVSSTRIYRGEINRYGEPVAEEEFLTTE
- a CDS encoding KilA-N domain-containing protein; protein product: MTSRIFKDIIHANGVNITVLSRGTVDDYISLTDIAKYRTDEPADVIKNWMRNRDTIEFLGLWETLNNPDFIVDEFNALRLESGRNAFVLSPKKWIEKTNAIGILSKAGIGGGTFAHKDIAFEFASWISAEFKLYIIKDYQRLKSDENSRLSLDWNLTRTLAKINYKIHTDAVRETQIPENVSKKHQAMTYASEADVLNVALFGSTAKEWRAANPDVSGNIRDHATISQLVVLSNLENLNAEFMTENISQQERLCRLNEIAIRQLRSLSQNAAMEKLRTWDKEIANR
- a CDS encoding PaaI family thioesterase, yielding MHPYVEKIASIGAKANPTFQTLGIEPVSWGDGKAVLRMTVTPHLHNGSGFLQGGFYVILADEAIALAILATAGEDEGTATISETTSFLRGVSEGEIYGVAAITRKGRRIVFAEGEVRKGSPDGELLSKTVVSYTMTRA
- the pdxS gene encoding pyridoxal 5'-phosphate synthase lyase subunit PdxS yields the protein MTENRPKLNRELAQMLKGGVIMDVTTPEQAKIAEDAGACAVMALERIPADIRAAGGVSRMSDPKMIKGIQAAVSIPVMAKVRIGHFVEAQILEAIEIDYIDESEVLSPADDVYHIDKTQFQVPFVCGARNLGEALRRVAEGATMIRTKGEAGTGDVVQAVRHMRTMQSEIRAVVGMRGDELYEAAKQFQVPYDLIRFVHENGKLPVVNFAAGGVATPADAALMMQLGAEGVFVGSGIFKSGNPAKRAAAIVKAVTNYNNPKMLAELSEDLGEAMVGINAEEIAVLMAERGQ